The following is a genomic window from Candidatus Tanganyikabacteria bacterium.
GGCGGGTGCCCTTGACCCTTGATCCCTTTGTCCCTTGGCCCGGTGCTCGGGTTCGCGGCGGGGGCCCACGAGCCGAGGCGCAGCCGGCCGTGGGCCATCGCCGCGAACGGCCCGTCCGGGGGGCCGGCCGGTGAAGGTCCGGGTGTTCTCGCTGCCCTGGCGGCCCGGGGTCGGCGGCTTCGACGATGCCGACCTCCAGGAGTTCCTGGAGGATCACTCGGTGGTGGAGTTGACCCAGCACTTCTTCGTCCATGAGAAGACCCCGCACCTGGTGCTGGTGCTCGGTTACCGTGCGGCCGACCCTGCTCGCCAGTCCCCGCGCCCCGGCGGGACGTCCGGACGAAACACGGCCGCGGAGGCGGCGGCGTTGCTCGACCCGGCGGAGCAGCGGATCTTCGAGGCACTGCGCGTGTGGCGTAACCAGTATGCCCGACGGA
Proteins encoded in this region:
- a CDS encoding HRDC domain-containing protein, whose translation is MKVRVFSLPWRPGVGGFDDADLQEFLEDHSVVELTQHFFVHEKTPHLVLVLGYRAADPARQSPRPGGTSGRNTAAEAAALLDPAEQRIFEALRVWRNQYARRTGRPPYVVFTNRQAAEIARRDPASRAQLQEVEGLGESRIDDFGAELLACLEGLRQADGQVSGQGATDV